Genomic segment of Rhodococcus rhodochrous:
ATGGAATTGCGTCGTCATCGCTCTGTTCCCTTCGCTGTCGGAAGTGGTGTCACCGATAGGACACCGCTCGTGGCGGGGATGTGACACGACGCCGCCGTGAATTCCTGTGATGCCCGTCTCCTGCTGGCGGGCTCGTCGACGATCGAACCGGTCAGCGACCGACCGTGCGGGATTCCGGTGTCAGCGAGGCGGTCTCGGCCGCATCGCGACCGGCGTGGAAACCGTCGGCGTCGACCCCGCGACTACGCGAGTCGCGGGTGACGGGGAACAGCCGCCGGAACTCGGTGTCGACGGCATCGGACCGCCTGGCGAGGATGGGCGCGAGTTTCGTGATGGGCATCTGCGCGTCGGCGGCGGCGTGGGCGGTGGCCCGGACGTCCGCCTCGCGGAGACGTTCGCCGATCCGGTGCGCGTAGCCGGTGAGGAAGGCGCGGCGGAAGGAGGTCGCGGACGATCCGCGCCGCCCCGCAGTTCCGGCCGCCTGCACGGCCCGCCCGGCCTGCACGAGCAGCGAGGTGTACAGCATCTCGGCCTGCTGCAGGTCGGTGGCGGTGCCGACGATCGTCGCGATCTGCACCCGGGTGAACCACACCGTGCGCACGCGGTTCGCGTCGCCGATGGCGGTGAGGAGCAGGACCTTCTCGCGGATGTACGGGCTGTCGAGGTGGATGCGCCGGCCGACGACCGGGTCGGTGCCGGAGTCGGGCCCGGCCAGCAGCGCCGCACCCACCGCATGGCGCGAGACGAGTTCCTGCGCCTTCGCGGTGAGCGCTTCGGCCTCGTCGGGGAAGTCGGTGGACTCGGCCTTCGACAACAGTGCCCGGATGCGTTCGAGGATCCGGGTGTCGGGCGGGGTGGGCACGGACGGGTCGCCGGACCGGACGGACGGCCACCGCGACGGCGGGGGTGTGAGGATCGCGAAGGACGGCAGGTACTTCCAGGTGAAGGCGAGCCCTTCGATCTCGAAGCGGGTGACGTCGGGGCACGCGCGGAACAGACCGTCGGCCAGGGTCGGTGCCCCGGCTGCGTGGGCGGGACGCGGATGCCGGCGGGCGATCTCGTCGAGTTGCCGCACCCACTCGACGGGGGCGCGTTCGGCCGCGCGCCGGATCTGCGCGTCGAACAGCATCGTGGCCGCCGTCAGTGCGACATCGGAGGGACCACCCGAGCGGGCCGTCACGTGGAGCACGTCGGCGGGCTGCCATCCCCGCTCGTAGGCACCGCCCAGCTCGGCGAGCAGGGAGTGCTCGTTCAGGCCACCGGATCGAACATGTGTTCTATCGATGCGCATGCGCCGCAGTGTGGCGCACGGCACCGACAGGTTTGCGCGGCGACGGAGAACACGCAGGTGAAAGGCTCTCCGTCGCCGGACCGGACGCTCAGTCCTCGTCGACGTAGCGCGGGAACACCGGTGCCGGGGCGGGCAGGGCGGTGCCCGGAGCCAGACGGGTCGCGACGGCGTCGAACTGCCGTGCCTCGGGTGCCTGGCCGAGGAGATCGAGGATCTTCGCGGCGGCATCGGGCATCACCGGCTGGACGAGCAGACCCACGATCCGAACGACCTCGAGCGTGACGTACAGAACCGTCGCCATCCGCTCGGGATCGGTCTTGCGCAGCACCCACGGCTGCTGCGCCGAGAAGTAGCGGTTGGTCTCGCCGAGCACGTGCCAGATCGCTTCGAGACCGAGGTGCAGGGCCTGGGAGTCGAACTCGGCGCGCACCTTCGCGAGCAGCGCGTCGGCCTGGGCGAGCATGGCCTCGTCGTCGGCGGTGAACTCGCCCGGCGTGGGCACGGTGCCCTCGAGATTCTTGGCGACCATCGTCAGGGAGCGCTGCGCGAGGTTGCCGAGGTCGTTGGCGAGATCGGCGTTGATGCGGGTGACGATCGCCTCGTGGCTGTAGCTGCCGTCCTGGCCGTAGGAGATCTCGCGGAGCAGGAAGAAGCGCAGCTGGTCGAGGCCGTACTGGTCGACCATCTCGAGCGGATCGACGACGTTGCCGACCGACTTCGACATCTTCTCGCCCTTGTTGAACAGGAAGCCGTGGACGAAGACCCGCTTCGGCAGTTCGAGGCCCGCCGACATGAGGAAGGCCGGCCAGTAGACGGTGTGGAACCGCGTGATGTCCTTGCCGATGATGTGCAGGTCGGCGGGCCAGTAGCGGCGGTAGGACTCCGACCCGGTGTCGGGGAATCCGGCGCCGGTGAGGTAGTTGGTCAGCGCGTCGACCCACACGTACATGACGTGATCGGGATGATCGGGGACGGGAACGCCCCAGTCGAAGGTGGTGCGGGAGATCGACAGGTCCTTCAGGCCGCCGGAGACGAAGCTGACGATCTCGTTGCGGCGGGTGGCCGGGGCGATGAAGTCGGGCTGCTCCTCGTAGAGCTCGAGCAGCTTGTCCTGGTAGGCCGACAGCCGGAAGAAGTAGGTGGACTCCTCGGTCCACTCCACGGGGGTGCCGGTGTCGGTGGAGATCCGCGAACCGTCCTCGAGCAGCGTGGTCTCGCCGTCGGTGTAGAACGCCTCGTCGCGGACCGAGTACCACCCGGCGTAGGTGTCGAGGTAGATGTCGCCCGAGTCGACCATGCGCTGCCAGATCGCCTTGCTCGCCTCGAGATGATCGGCGTCCGTGGTACGGATGAACCGGTCGTACGAGATGTTCAGCCGCTTGTCCATGGCCTCGAACACGTCCGAGTTGCGGGACGCGAGTTCGGTGACCGGGATCCCTTCCTTCGCGGCAGTCTGCTGCATCTTCAGACCGTGCTCGTCGGTGCCGGTCAGGAAGCGCACGTCGAAGCCGTCGAGACGCTTGAACCGCGCGATCGCGTCGGTCGAGATGTACTCGTAGGCGTGCCCGATGTGCGGGGCGCCGTTCGGGTACGCGATCGCGGTCGTGACGTAGAACGGCGGGCGGGTGGGATCGCCGGCGGCCGGGCGGGAGGAATCAGGCGCAGTCATGGTGGCCAGTAGTTTATAGGGCGTGAGTGCAGCCCGCCCCGCCCCCGAAGCCCCGCAGCCGTTGAGCCCCCTCGTCGACGCCCACACGCACCTCGACGCGTGCGGCGCCGAGGACGCCGCGACGACCTCCGCGATCGTCGATCGTGCCGCCGCGGTGGGGGTCGGACGCATCGTCACCGTCGCCGACGATCTCGAGGCGGCACGTTTCGCCGTGCGGGCCGCGCATTGGGACGACCGCGTCTACGCTGCCGTCGCCATCCATCCCACCCGCGCGAACAGCCTCGACGACGCCACCCGTGCCGAGATCGAGAAACTCGCCGCCGACCCGCGCTGCGTCGCGGTGGGGGAGACCGGCCTCGACCTCTACTGGCCGGGCAAGCTCGACGGGTGCGCCGAACCGGCCGAGCAGGAGGAGGGTTTCCGCTGGCACATCGACCTCGCCAAGCGACTCGGCAAGCCGCTGATGATCCACAACCGCGAGGCCGACGCCGACCTGCTGCGCGTCCTGCACGACGAAGGTGCACCCGAGAAGGTGATCTTCCACTGCTTCTCGTCGGATGCCGACATGGCCCGTCGCTGCGTCGACGCCGGATACCTGTTGAGCTTCTCGGGCACCGTGAGTTTCAAGAACGCGAAGGCGCTGCGTGAAGCGGCGCCGCTCGTGCCCCGCGAGCTGGTGCTGGTGGAGACCGACGCGCCGTTCCTGACCCCGCATCCCTTCCGGGGTGCGCCGAACGAGTCGTACTGCCTGCCGTACACCGTGCGCGCGCTCGCCGAGGTGCGCGGTGAGGACGCCGGCGAACTGGCCGCGGCCACCACCGCGAACGCCGAGCGGGTGTACGGACTTTCGTAAAGGGCACGCGCGCTCCCACTCCCGTCGTGAGAATACGGGCATGCGCTCCTTCGTCTACAACTCTCATCCGGTACGTGTGATCTTCGGCCCCGGTACCGCCTCGCGGGTCGCGGACGAAGTACGTCGACTCGATCGTTCGCGCGTCCTGCTGCTCGCCGGCGAGCACGTGCGGCACCAGGCGGAGCTGGTCGAGAAGTATCTAGGCGATCTGCAGGTCGCGCGTTTCGACGGCGCGGTCATGCACACGCCGGTGGAAGTGACCGAGCGGGTGCTCGGCCTGGTCACCGAGCACGACGTCGATGCGGTCGTCGCGGTCGGCGGCGGCTCGACCACGGGCCTGGCCAAGGCACTGGCCCGCCGCACGGGGATCGATCAGGTGATCCTGCCGACGACCTATGCCGGGTCGGAGGTGACGCCCGTTCTCGGCGAGACCGCCGACGGGGTGAAGACCACACGTTCGTCGCCCGACATCCTTCCGGAGACCGTGGTCTACGACGTCGAGTTCACCACCTCGATGCCGATCCCGCTGGCGGTGACCAGCGCGATCAACGCGATGGCCCACGCGATCGAGGCCCTCTACTCCGAACAGGCAAATCCGATCGTCGATGCTCTCGCGCTCGAGGCCGTGGCCGCGATCGCCCGGGGTATCCCGGCGCTCGGTGCGGATTCGGCCGATCCGGAGGGGCGTTCGGATCTGCTGCTCGCCGCGTGGCTCTCCGGTACCTGCCTCGCTTCGGCGGGAATGGGGCTGCACCACAAGCTCTGTCACGTCCTGGGTGGGTCGTTCGACCTGCCGCACGCTGCCACGCACACCGTCGTGCTGCCCCATGCGCTCGCCTACAACGAACCGTCGGTACCGCACGTCATGGCGCGGGTCGCGCAGGCGCTCGGCACGGATTCGGCGCCCGCGGGCGTCTACGACCTCGTGGCGGCGGCCGGTGGGCCGACGAGTCTCGAGGAACTGGGGTTGCGGGAGTCCGATCTGGACGAGGCGGCGCGACTGGCGACGGCGAAGCCGTATCCGAATCCCCGGGAGGTCACGGAGGTGGGTGTGCGGCGGTTGCTGGGGGAGGCGTTCGCCGGTAACCGGCCGGAGCCGGTCGAGAAGGCTGGTTGAAGCTACAACCACGGGTTGCTATCTTAGTTGTCGCTTCAACTAAGTGGGGCTCTCCGGCCTCCGACCCGAAAGGCTCGACATGAAGACCCCTCTCGTCCGCGACATCGGCATCCTCGTCGCCCGGCTCGTACTCGGCGTCATCTTCCTCGCGCACGGACTGCAGAAGTTCAACTCGTGGGGATACGAAGGCACCAAGGCGGGCTTCGAAGGAATGGGCGTGCCCGCCCCGGCGATCTCTGCGTTCGTCGCCACCTGGATCGAGATCCTCGGTGGTCTCGCGCTCATCCTCGGTGTGCTCGTCCCCGTGTTCGGCGTCCTGCTGTTCCTGCTCATGTTCGGCGCGTTCCTCATCGTGCACGTGGAGAACGGAATCTACGTCGGCGACGGCGGTTTCGAACTCGTGGCCGCGCTCGGCGCGGGGGCTCTCCTGCTCGCCGCGGTCGGTGCGGGAGCATTCAGCGTCGATCGCTTCCTCGCGCGGAGGGTTCCGCTCCTGCGTACGTCCTGACCTGCGGTTCCGGGGCGCTGTGGACGATTTCTCCCGATCGTCCGCAGCGCCTTTTCCGTCCGATGACGCGCGCTTTTCGCATATGTCTTGTTATTCTCCTGCACGACATGTGCGTTCACGGATTTCTCCGACAGGATCGATATGACCGTGCAGCAAGCTGTTCCGCGTCGCGACACCACGTGGAATGTCAATCGACGGACCTTCCTCGTGGGCGCAGGCGCACTCCTCGCTGCCGGCCTCGTGGGCGCCGGAACCTCTGCGGCACAGCCTCGGACACCGCAGCGTCCCAACATCCTCATCATCATGACCGACCAGGAGCGTCAGCCGATGCACTGGCCGGCCGACTGGGCGCGCAACAATCTGCCCAATCGGCAGCGGCTCGCCGACACCGGGCTGACCTTCACACGATCGTTCTGCAACGCCGCGATGTGCTCGCCCAGCCGCAGCACGTTCTTCACCGGGCTCTATCCCGCCCAGCACGGCGTGGTGAGCACCCTCACCGAGGGCGGCACGCTCTCGCCCACCGAACCCGTGCTGCCGGTGGACGGCCAGAACATGGCGAAGATGCTGCTCTCCGCCGGATACGACGTCCACTACCGCGGCAAATGGCACATGAGCAAGGGTGCCGACGGCGGCGACCCGTCGCCCGAGGACATCGCGCGGTACGGCTTCGCGGGATGGGAGCCCCCGGAGGCCGGGCAGGACACCGCACCCGAGAACTTCGGGGGTGGCTGCGCCGACCGCGACGGCAAGATCGCCTCCGACGCCGCCGAGTTCCTGCGGTCGCGAAGTGCCTCCGACGACAGGCCGTTCGCGCTCATCGTGTCGTTCGCCAATCCCCACGACATCCTCTCGTACCCGAAGACCTGGGACCAGGTCGACGGCGACTGCAACAACTACGGCGCCTTCGCGCCCGAGGCGTTCGAGCAGGGAATCGACCTGCCGCCCACCATCGACGAGGACCTGCTCCGCAACTTCAAGCCCACCGCTCAGGCCGAGCTGCTCCTGCTGCTCGCGGGCGCGCTCGGTCCGCTCGTCGGTCCCGAGGCGGCACGGCAGTACGTCAACCTGTACGCCTACATGCACAAGGTCGTCGACCAACACATCGGGACCGTTCTCGATGCGCTGGAATCGGTTTCGGGCATGCGCGAACGCACCGTCGCCTTCCGGGTGGCCGACCACGGCGAGATGGGGCTGTCCCACGGCGGGCTCCGTCAGAAGGCCTTCAACGCCTACGAAGAGACCCTCAATGTTCCTCTCGTGGTGAGCAATCCGGTGATGTTCCCGAGGCCGGTGTCCACCGACGCGCTCGCGTCGCTGATCGACGTCATGCCCACCCTCGCGACGATGGCGGCCGTGCCCGACCGTTCGGCGTGGACGTTCAAGGGCGTCGACCTGACACCCGTCATAGAGGGTGCGTCGTCCGGTGCCACTCCGCCGCAGGTGCAGGACACCGTCCTGTTCACCTTCGACGACGAGAACGCCGCCGCGGCCAACGGGCAGACGACGGTGAAGCAGCCCAACCACATCCGTGCCGTCCGGCAGGACCGGTGGAAGTACGCGATGTACTTCGACCCGTCGGGACGCGCGCTGCCGCAGTTCGAGCTCTACGACCTGCACGACGATCCGCTCGAGACACGCAACCGCGCGAACCCGCTCGATCTCGCGAACTTCGACCCGGTGCAGGTCGCGACCATGCACGCCGTCCTGATGGACGTGATGGCCCGCACCGGCACCACCCCCACCGTGCCGATTCCGCAGTTCCCCGTACCGAGCGGATCCGCCGATCTCCCCGTCCCCAGCGGCTCGGCAGGGCGCTGACGAAGCCGCTCATCGGCAACCACGACCACCGGTAGGCGATCCGCTGTGCGCCGGTGGTCCGCCGGCCGTGTTCGCGATCCGCGCTGCCGTTCGGTGCTGTGCCGGTAGTGCCGCTCACGGCCCTGCACGAGGCCCTCGCGTGCGGCGAAGCCTCCTTCCTCTCCGGTGCGTGACCACCTGCCGCGTCGGAGCCTGTGGGTGTCGACACCTCGACCGCTTCGGATGGGATGCGGCACAGATGTGCGAGAACCTCGACCGCCTCACGGAATTTCTGTCCCCGGTGTCCGAAACGAGAGGAATTCCCTTTTCCGAGTATCGCTAGAAAATGGCGATTTCGGGCACGCCGAAATGGTCGAGGTAATACCTGTTCGATATTTGTGACGGGCGTCGTGATCTGACAGAAATCATTATCAGTGCAGCTAGAGGCGATGAAGTTGCAATAACAATGCCGTCTCGTTACCGTGCTGTAATCACAGTTGTCGTCCGTCTGGAAATAATCGTGTCACCTTTCATCAAGATCAATCGCGTCAAGTCGCCGGTGTTCTACTCGGTGGTCGCCGCCGTCTTCGTCACCCTCGGTGCCGGTGGTGCCACTGCTGTGGTTCAGCACAAGGACGTCGTCCTCGACGTCGACGGTGAGCAGCGTGCCTTCGGCACGATGAACTCCAACGTCGGCGACATCCTGGCCGCCGCCGGCTACACCGTCGACGAGAACGACGTCGTGGCCCCGGCCGTGGACTCGTCCGTCTCCGATGGCGACACCATCGTCCTGCGACAGGCCCGTGAGCTGCGCCTCACCGTCGACGGTGAGGAGCGCTCGGTGTGGACCACCGCGCTGACCGTCGACGAGGTGCTCGACCAGTTCCGCCTCTCCGACGACGCCTACGTCTCCGCCTCCCGTTCGCACCGCCTTCCGCTCGACGGTGCCGATCTCGAGGTCGTCAACCCCAAGACGGTGCGCTTCGCCGACAACGGCGCGCCCGCCGCCGAGGTGCGCGTCGCAGCGCCGACGGTCGCCGAGTTCCTCGAGGCCCAGGGCGCGAAGCTCGAGCAGGCCGACAGTGTCACCCCTGCCCTCGACGCGGAGCTCGCGGAGGGCATGGAGGTCGTGGTCACCCGCGACCGGACCGAGTCGCGGACCGAGAACCTGCCGATCGCCCCGCCGGAGAACCGCGTGGACGATCCGAACATGCTCGAGGGCGAGACCGCCGTGAACGACCCGGGTGCTCCGGGTGAGCGATCGGTGACCTTCGACGTCCACACCGTCAACGGTGTCGAGGTCGGACGCACCGAGACCGACTCGAAGGTCCTCGCCGAGCCGCGGCCCGTCGTGATCCGCGTCGGCACCAAGCCGAAACCTGCTGTGCCGGCCTCGGGTCGCGCGTCGACCTGGGACTCCATCGCCCAGTGCGAGGCGACCGGCAACTGGGCCATCAACACCGGCAACGGTTTCTACGGCGGCCTGCAGTTCACGCAGCAGACGTGGGCCGGCTTCGGCGGCACCCAGTACGCACCGCGCGCCGATCTCGCGACCCGCGAGCAGCAGATCGCCGTCGCGGAGAAGGTCCAGGCGGCCCAGGGCTGGGGCGCATGGCCGGCCTGCACCAGCAAGCTCGGTCTGCGCTGACCGGCACGGGTGTGCACGGTGTGACCTGCTCCCGAGTGCGCTAGGTTCACCACGTGTCAGCAGACGATCCCGAAACCACTCCGAGGGCCACCCCGGCTTCTCCGCGCGGCCTCGCCGCGCTGCTCGGACCCGCCGAGGTCCGTGCACTCGCGGAGGAGTTCGGGGTGCGCCCGACGAAGCAGCTCGGCCAGAACTTCGTGCACGACGCGAACACGGTGCGCCGCATCGTCAACGTCGCCGGGGTCGGCCCGGAGGATGTCGTGCTCGAGGTCGGGCCCGGCCTGGGTTCGCTCACCCTCGCCCTGCTCGACGTCGTCGACCGTGTGGTTACGGTCGAGCTCGATCCCGTTCTCGCGCAGCGTATTCCCACGACCGTGCAGGAACGGGCCCCGCGGCTCGCCGACCGCTTCGACGTCGTGCACATGGACGCGATGAAGGTGCTGCCGAAGGACCTTCCCGTCACGCCCACCGCGCTCGTCGCGAACCTGCC
This window contains:
- a CDS encoding DUF2786 domain-containing protein; amino-acid sequence: MRIDRTHVRSGGLNEHSLLAELGGAYERGWQPADVLHVTARSGGPSDVALTAATMLFDAQIRRAAERAPVEWVRQLDEIARRHPRPAHAAGAPTLADGLFRACPDVTRFEIEGLAFTWKYLPSFAILTPPPSRWPSVRSGDPSVPTPPDTRILERIRALLSKAESTDFPDEAEALTAKAQELVSRHAVGAALLAGPDSGTDPVVGRRIHLDSPYIREKVLLLTAIGDANRVRTVWFTRVQIATIVGTATDLQQAEMLYTSLLVQAGRAVQAAGTAGRRGSSATSFRRAFLTGYAHRIGERLREADVRATAHAAADAQMPITKLAPILARRSDAVDTEFRRLFPVTRDSRSRGVDADGFHAGRDAAETASLTPESRTVGR
- the metG gene encoding methionine--tRNA ligase; protein product: MTAPDSSRPAAGDPTRPPFYVTTAIAYPNGAPHIGHAYEYISTDAIARFKRLDGFDVRFLTGTDEHGLKMQQTAAKEGIPVTELASRNSDVFEAMDKRLNISYDRFIRTTDADHLEASKAIWQRMVDSGDIYLDTYAGWYSVRDEAFYTDGETTLLEDGSRISTDTGTPVEWTEESTYFFRLSAYQDKLLELYEEQPDFIAPATRRNEIVSFVSGGLKDLSISRTTFDWGVPVPDHPDHVMYVWVDALTNYLTGAGFPDTGSESYRRYWPADLHIIGKDITRFHTVYWPAFLMSAGLELPKRVFVHGFLFNKGEKMSKSVGNVVDPLEMVDQYGLDQLRFFLLREISYGQDGSYSHEAIVTRINADLANDLGNLAQRSLTMVAKNLEGTVPTPGEFTADDEAMLAQADALLAKVRAEFDSQALHLGLEAIWHVLGETNRYFSAQQPWVLRKTDPERMATVLYVTLEVVRIVGLLVQPVMPDAAAKILDLLGQAPEARQFDAVATRLAPGTALPAPAPVFPRYVDED
- a CDS encoding TatD family hydrolase, which gives rise to MSAARPAPEAPQPLSPLVDAHTHLDACGAEDAATTSAIVDRAAAVGVGRIVTVADDLEAARFAVRAAHWDDRVYAAVAIHPTRANSLDDATRAEIEKLAADPRCVAVGETGLDLYWPGKLDGCAEPAEQEEGFRWHIDLAKRLGKPLMIHNREADADLLRVLHDEGAPEKVIFHCFSSDADMARRCVDAGYLLSFSGTVSFKNAKALREAAPLVPRELVLVETDAPFLTPHPFRGAPNESYCLPYTVRALAEVRGEDAGELAAATTANAERVYGLS
- a CDS encoding maleylacetate reductase, producing MRSFVYNSHPVRVIFGPGTASRVADEVRRLDRSRVLLLAGEHVRHQAELVEKYLGDLQVARFDGAVMHTPVEVTERVLGLVTEHDVDAVVAVGGGSTTGLAKALARRTGIDQVILPTTYAGSEVTPVLGETADGVKTTRSSPDILPETVVYDVEFTTSMPIPLAVTSAINAMAHAIEALYSEQANPIVDALALEAVAAIARGIPALGADSADPEGRSDLLLAAWLSGTCLASAGMGLHHKLCHVLGGSFDLPHAATHTVVLPHALAYNEPSVPHVMARVAQALGTDSAPAGVYDLVAAAGGPTSLEELGLRESDLDEAARLATAKPYPNPREVTEVGVRRLLGEAFAGNRPEPVEKAG
- a CDS encoding DoxX family protein, which codes for MKTPLVRDIGILVARLVLGVIFLAHGLQKFNSWGYEGTKAGFEGMGVPAPAISAFVATWIEILGGLALILGVLVPVFGVLLFLLMFGAFLIVHVENGIYVGDGGFELVAALGAGALLLAAVGAGAFSVDRFLARRVPLLRTS
- a CDS encoding sulfatase-like hydrolase/transferase, whose translation is MTVQQAVPRRDTTWNVNRRTFLVGAGALLAAGLVGAGTSAAQPRTPQRPNILIIMTDQERQPMHWPADWARNNLPNRQRLADTGLTFTRSFCNAAMCSPSRSTFFTGLYPAQHGVVSTLTEGGTLSPTEPVLPVDGQNMAKMLLSAGYDVHYRGKWHMSKGADGGDPSPEDIARYGFAGWEPPEAGQDTAPENFGGGCADRDGKIASDAAEFLRSRSASDDRPFALIVSFANPHDILSYPKTWDQVDGDCNNYGAFAPEAFEQGIDLPPTIDEDLLRNFKPTAQAELLLLLAGALGPLVGPEAARQYVNLYAYMHKVVDQHIGTVLDALESVSGMRERTVAFRVADHGEMGLSHGGLRQKAFNAYEETLNVPLVVSNPVMFPRPVSTDALASLIDVMPTLATMAAVPDRSAWTFKGVDLTPVIEGASSGATPPQVQDTVLFTFDDENAAAANGQTTVKQPNHIRAVRQDRWKYAMYFDPSGRALPQFELYDLHDDPLETRNRANPLDLANFDPVQVATMHAVLMDVMARTGTTPTVPIPQFPVPSGSADLPVPSGSAGR
- a CDS encoding resuscitation-promoting factor; the encoded protein is MSPFIKINRVKSPVFYSVVAAVFVTLGAGGATAVVQHKDVVLDVDGEQRAFGTMNSNVGDILAAAGYTVDENDVVAPAVDSSVSDGDTIVLRQARELRLTVDGEERSVWTTALTVDEVLDQFRLSDDAYVSASRSHRLPLDGADLEVVNPKTVRFADNGAPAAEVRVAAPTVAEFLEAQGAKLEQADSVTPALDAELAEGMEVVVTRDRTESRTENLPIAPPENRVDDPNMLEGETAVNDPGAPGERSVTFDVHTVNGVEVGRTETDSKVLAEPRPVVIRVGTKPKPAVPASGRASTWDSIAQCEATGNWAINTGNGFYGGLQFTQQTWAGFGGTQYAPRADLATREQQIAVAEKVQAAQGWGAWPACTSKLGLR